In the genome of Oenanthe melanoleuca isolate GR-GAL-2019-014 chromosome 4A, OMel1.0, whole genome shotgun sequence, the window tgcGCCCGTGGCTACCGCCTGCTGGGGCCCAGCGCCgtgcagtgccagcccagccgCCGCTGGTCCGGGATGGCGTACTGCCGACGTGAGTGTGCCGGCCCCGAGCGCGCAGCGCCACAGCCGGCgctctgcccggcccggccgcttCCCTGCCCTCTGCGCTCTCTCCGTCCCAGAGATCCGGTGCCACGTGCTGCCGGCCGTGCTGCGGGGCTCCTACGTGTGCTCGGCCGGCGTGCAGATGGATTCCCGCTGTGACTACGCCTGCCTGCCCGGCTACCAGCTGGAGGGCGACCGCAGCCGTGTCTGCATGGAGGATGGGCGCTGGAGCGGCAGCGAGCCAGAATGTGTAGGTAAATTCTCACCCCACGCTGCTGGGGCGTGCAGGGGCTCAGCACCCGTGCGTGGGGTGTCTGCAGGTGCCACCCCACATCCAACCCGCTTCCCTCCCTCggggctcctgtccctgctgcgCCATTAGCCCTGAAGCACAGGCACCAGCCCGGCACTGGGGCACTCAGCGCTGGCTGCACAGCAGGCCTGGGTGGCTCCGAGGTCCCTGGGGTGCCTCACGCCCATAGCTCAGCCAAAGCATCCACAGGTTCCATGaatccctctcctccctctggGCAGATCTGGAGCCACCCAAGATCCGCTGCCCGGAGTCCCGGGAGCGCATAGCAGAGCCGGGCAAGCTGACTGCCACCGTCTACTGGGACCCTCCCCGCGTCAGGGACTCTGCTGACGGTGTCATCAAGAggtgagggcagaggggctgcaggcaccgccagccagggctggaggccGCGCCAGGTGCTGATGGAAAAACCCGTCTGCTGGCTCAGGGTGATGCTGCGGGGCCCGGAGCCCGGCTCGGAATTCCCTGAAGGAGAGCATGTGATCCGCTACACCGCCCACGACCAGGCTTACAACCGAGCCAGCTGCAAGTTCCGCATCCGCGTCCAAGGTGAGAGCGCTCCCGtggggagctgctcccccagctccagcctccaccccagggctggggctgtgctgcagcacccccagccctcagCCAGCTCCCCTGTGTGCAGTGAGGCGCTGCCCTGTGCTGAAGCCCCCGCAGAACGGGTACATCTCCTGCACCTCCGACGGCAACAACTACGGCGCCACCTGCGAGTACCAGTGCGACGGGGGCTACGAGCGCCAGGGCTCCTCCCTGCGGGTCTGCCAGTCCACCCAGCAGTGGACgggctcccagcccctctgtgcacGTAAGTTGGGCGAGACCTGCCCCTGGCGATGCCCAGAGCTTTGGGGAATGCTGCCTGATGGGTCAAAGGGGTGATGGGGGGCACGATGCACCTCCCcacacacctgtgtgtgtctTGCTCCAGCCATGCAGATCAACGCAGATGTGAGCTCAGCCGCCAGCCTGCTGGACCAGTTCCACGAGAAACGGCGCCTCTTCATCATCTCTGCCCCCGACCCCTCTAACCGCTACTACAAGATGCAGATGTCCATGCTGCAGGTGAGGAGACCTTTCCTGCTGCCCCCGTCCCCAGCCAGCCccccctcagtgtccccctCCTCCACAGCAAGCTGCCTGCGGGCTGGACCTGCGCCACGTCACCACGGTGGAGCTGGTGGGGCAGCCCCCGCACGAGGTGGGGCGCATCCGGGAGCACCGGCTGGCCCTGGGCATCATCGAGGAGCTCAGGTaggggcaggggctggcctGCAGAGCCAGGCGGCTATTCAAGGCGACAGGGAATGGCAATGCCTCTAGGAATGGCAAAGCATGAGGTTGCAGCTGGGTTCATGGAGAGGGGCTCATGCAATGGGGGACCCCCTGCATGTCTGAAtgcagtgtccccagagcttcccagagctcccagccccgAGGAAGAGGTGGGAATCCCCACTCCAGGAGGACTGAGCATGGTTGCAAAGGTGGGCAGGCTCAGTGCAAGCCCTGAGCAGCGGTCCCCTCGCCCCTGCAGGCGCTTCCTGCAC includes:
- the SRPX2 gene encoding sushi repeat-containing protein SRPX2 isoform X2, whose amino-acid sequence is MAQEAAPVLLVVLARLVSSTWHEGSGYYLESHTNEVYAEEPPPEPALDYRRVPQWCATLSIHRGEARCYSPQGSRYRSSLGTRCQLSCARGYRLLGPSAVQCQPSRRWSGMAYCRQIRCHVLPAVLRGSYVCSAGVQMDSRCDYACLPGYQLEGDRSRVCMEDGRWSGSEPECVDLEPPKIRCPESRERIAEPGKLTATVYWDPPRVRDSADGVIKRVMLRGPEPGSEFPEGEHVIRYTAHDQAYNRASCKFRIRVQVRRCPVLKPPQNGYISCTSDGNNYGATCEYQCDGGYERQGSSLRVCQSTQQWTGSQPLCAPMQINADVSSAASLLDQFHEKRRLFIISAPDPSNRYYKMQMSMLQQAACGLDLRHVTTVELVGQPPHEVGRIREHRLALGIIEELRRFLHLTRSHFNAVLLDKAGTDRERYIAPVSPDELFVFIDTFLLSEREAARRAQGGDPCE
- the SRPX2 gene encoding sushi repeat-containing protein SRPX2 isoform X1 yields the protein MAQGWPHPTRGASSSGRAPAAAASFPGARARGCTPNSPRAGRELAVPCLGSGYYLESHTNEVYAEEPPPEPALDYRRVPQWCATLSIHRGEARCYSPQGSRYRSSLGTRCQLSCARGYRLLGPSAVQCQPSRRWSGMAYCRQIRCHVLPAVLRGSYVCSAGVQMDSRCDYACLPGYQLEGDRSRVCMEDGRWSGSEPECVDLEPPKIRCPESRERIAEPGKLTATVYWDPPRVRDSADGVIKRVMLRGPEPGSEFPEGEHVIRYTAHDQAYNRASCKFRIRVQVRRCPVLKPPQNGYISCTSDGNNYGATCEYQCDGGYERQGSSLRVCQSTQQWTGSQPLCAPMQINADVSSAASLLDQFHEKRRLFIISAPDPSNRYYKMQMSMLQALPAPHPLPLQRGAAGQGGHGPRALHRPGEPRRAVRVHRHLPAERAGGGAAGAGRGPLRVSSAGTAPTALRARTPSFLLF